In Festucalex cinctus isolate MCC-2025b chromosome 1, RoL_Fcin_1.0, whole genome shotgun sequence, the sequence ACGgacgaccaaaactgccaaaataaatcaatgactcaatacataaatagataagtgtctaaaagtaaaaataaaaatggagtggatataaaaatatatatatataattcaaaaatatatatcaattgaaataaaaataacatttttaattttcactaaaactgccaaaattaataaatgactaaaagtgaaaataataataatttattttttggtacaaaacaagaaaatgtttaaatgtaaaaaaaaaataaaataaaatatatatatatatatatatatagtttttgttctttttaattttatattatatatttatactgtatttcattttggatataattttaaaatataataaaataaaatatataaaaatataatgaaaaaaatacaaaaataacaaaataataataataataattattattattattttattttttatgttcgttttagttattttatgaatatatataggttttgttctttttattttatattatattatttatattttatttcatttatattttttatataattttaaaatataaaataaaatatataaaaatctaataaaaacataagatattttaaaaatgataataataataaaatataataataagaaaaataaaatatcattttaattttttttatgtccgcttttattttcacttttagtcatttacttagtcatgtatttattttgaattttttttggccCTCCACAGAGTCATCTATCTCAAGTGGCCATCTTGTCTTCTTCCACCCTCACGTGACTGTAAAACGACGACATTCCCTTTGCAGTTGGAATCGTTCAAGTCGACGACTAGCTTGAAACAGATGCCGTAAAATCAAGTTCAAAACACAACTACACGTTGATATCTGTATTTAATACCTTATGCGCTgcagttttttctttctttttttaactctgtgactgccaaagacgtttcatgatgattagtaaaattccaatgaatggaatgcgatctttcattgagtagccacattgtatatgaagtaaaggcaaacaatattctttttgccttgaaagatgatttaaaatgctcaaaagcggctggcactgtggatttttttgttttgtttttataacgcctggcagtcaaagtgcTAATGGCTGTTGCAAGTGACACCTTTGCTATTTTTAGACACCTCCAACTCGAGTCGCTCGTAACGTTGAATGacgagacacacacaaaaaaaaatgactccgtCGGTGACGTGAACTGGACGCAACGACATCTTTCGTCTTGTTTAGCCAAAATGTCAACGTCAAACTCGTCATGTTTAAAATCGACAACTTGCCACAAAAACCTGTCacgttaaaaagtcaatttcatCATGTTTGAATGTGATCAggaacttctgttttttttttttttcctgcagtcaattctgtcgagtaaatttgactatttcGAGTGGTTTCAAATACTGTTTGAAAgtcatatttacacttggaagagagtaacaaagaattggaaaaaaacaaacaaaaacattttgtaactcgctgtcgactgaaaatgacagaagggctcaggtgaccaatcacagctcagcttgtgaatgtcacatgaccaaaccgagaaaacagttgagctgtgattggttccctgagcccttgtgatgtcattttcagtcgacagcaagttgcaaaatgtctttttaaagctactatttgtacataaaaaaaataatgaaaatatcaaatttattattggcaaaatattaactttttatttctataatggactaaataagtgacgtatccctttaaacattttcttgttttgtaccaaaaaataaaagatcgtcctactgcacagtgcatgtTGCACTTCAAACCTTAAGTTTttgacaacataaataaataaatatatattattataaattgtttGGCCCAAAAGGACCAATTataagtgtttctatttttttaactcattcactgcctttgacaagtatacttgtcaattgtattttttagagcggtgctaaatgggggcgaatctgagcatgctccactgtaaatatcaaacttggaaacaactttactgatgcccaaccaccggtagatgacatcattgccccattttataggaaataaacacagtttcagagtccatgggagaaatggctgtattttggcaaacctacatttttctgctgtcaattataaaagaacgggacgggacaaaaagtagggagtctattctgttatttggtagattcggtttatatataattattgaatgtaatatcacgtgagtattggaaatgtaaaaattttctataatgactggcagtgaatgagttaattggtcttaatatttgtaaaagtttaaaaatgttcttgttttgtaccaaaaaaataaataatcgctTGAATaaccgtgatttcaattattgcctaaTTAatcgtgatgattattttttccataatcgagcagctgcGTGTGAAAGGAGGATTacgggatgttttttttaaatgattttttctgTTGCCGTTCGGGCGTGGGTTGGAAAGCGCCTTGCCGTACGTACCCATGTCCTGCTTGACGATGTTGTAGAAGACGCCGCCCTGCTGGAACAAGTGCGGCAGCTTCTTGGCGTACGACCACACGTCCTCGCCTGCGGACAGCATCGCAGGCACAGCGTTAGCGTAGCACGCGCTAGCAGGAAGCGCAACATCGGCTAACGCTGCTTGATCCGTCCATGTTGTGGtttcaaaacagacatttgcaGCATCTGCATTTTACTGTGGAAAACGATGAGCAACGATTTTCAAACAGATGTTATGGACCACACtaggaaagggggaaaaaaattaaaatcaaaatcaaaatgttgCAGGCCGAGTCAGGAGgcttgttgtgtttgtgttttcacaATGCCTGCAGCGACCTTTGACACAGCTGGCAGGCCGGACGAGGCGACGTTGGCGTCCAGAAGCCTCCGtcagcaaacgcacacacaaacataaacagcgCTTGGAGGCGCGCGGTCGAGAATGCATTTTTACAATCAATGAATTCATTTGGTCTTATTTTGAAAGGCACGCAACATCaagttaaccaaataaaaaggatataaaaaatagatatataattACAAAATTAAATCCAAAAGAATAATATACATGGAAATACAAACAACTCTAAGATAAATATTTTAATAGAACTAAATATCaatcagtaaataaaaacactgaacTGAACCGGTGGGCGAGacatgcttaggaccgccccctcatttgaatagcaGAGTGTTTTTATTGATAAACTGATATTtaataattctatttatatatttatttttgtatttattataattttttggaACGATTGTTTTATTTGGGATAACATTTTGGAATTGTATTTTTgagaacaatttttattttcacttttattactatttttattgATTAACTGAAATTTAATTctctatatttattttgtattcatttccaattttacttttatcttttggaatcatttttttaatttccatttatatttttatccatccatccattttctgaaccgcttgctcctcacaagggtcgcgggggttgctggagcctatcccagctggctatgggcagtgaaccagttgccaaccaatcgcaggtttGCTATATTTTTTagaacaaatttttattttcacttttagtactattttttttgttttactatttttattgattaactgatatttaattctaggtatatatttatttccaattgtacttttatttttgcatttgttgtttttatttccaattatattttttgggggtaaAATTTTGGAAttctattatttaaaaaatttttatgttcacttttattactatttttttgtgcaatttttattttattttttattaatgaactgatatttaattctatttctatatatatttctgtatttatttccaattttattttatttttttttcatttatattttttgtgataACATTTTGGAATTaccggtatatatttttttaatcaattattttcactttttattttgtctttttttttttttgtccctcccTACATGCTTACCCATCAAAGTCGCCAGCAGACACAGCGAAGACATCTCAAGGTCAATGCTGTCCTGAAGGTCGCGCTCGCTCACCCCGTCCGCTGCGGCGGCCTCCCGTACGTCGGGCGGCGGGCCGGGACCGGGGCCGGGACCGGGACCGGGCggggcctcctcctcctcgtcgccCTTCAGGATCTCCAGCGTGACCCGGTCGCCGTGCCGCAGCGCCACCGGCTCCCCCTCGTGGCCGGCGGCCGGCGGCGGCAGCTCCCTGGGCGGGAAGCCGCAGCGGATGCACAGGCGGGCGGGCGCCACCCCGAAGTGCTCGGCGATGCTGGCGCGCAGGTCGGCGTAGGACGCGCGGGGCCCCAGCGTCAGCGTGGCCGTCCGCCCGTCGCCGGCGCTCACGCGGATCTTCTTCTCGCCGCCggccggcgccgccgccgccgccgacttGGTGGGTGTGGCCGGCGCCGAGGCCGGCGCCGGGGAGGGCTCCTTGGGGTCCGGCGGTTTGGCCCGGCGCTGCGAGACCGGCGCCCGCTCGCTGATGCTCTGCTGGAGGTCGCGCTCGGCCCGGCTCATGGTCAGCTCCTCCTTGTGGAGCGTTTTGGCTTTCGGTCCGGTCAGGATGATTTTGGCGGGCGGGTCGGCCCACCccggggcgggcggcgccgcGTGGGCGCCGTCCACCGCCACCGGGTGGTACTCGTCCGGGTTCCTCTTGGCGGTGTGTCGCAGGATGGTGTCCACCACCTTCTGCACCAGAACCTCGCTGCCAAACTCGCCGGGGAAGTGCTTGGTGACCAGCGCGGTGGCCACGTCGTACACATTGCTGTTGAGCGCCGCGTCGCCCTCGTACTGGAACCAGTGCACCGTCTCGCGCACCGCCCGCCCGGCCCACTCCAGCGTGATGGGGAAGGCCTCGGGCAGGTTGTCGTACTCCTTGCCGGCCCAGAAGTGCTTGAAGCCGCAGCCGCACTTGCCGCCGCGCGAGCGCGCGTCGGTGCGGTCGCCGTCCAGGTAGCGCACCAGGCCGTCGGCGCCCACGCGGCGCACCGAGGCGCCGCGGCACCAGTGGCACGTGTCCAGCGAGCTCAGCTCGTAGTCGGGCACCAGGGCGTCGGCGCGCGGGTCGTACGAGCACACCAGGCCGTTGAGCGGGAAGCTGTAGTTCTTGTCGGGCCGCAGCTGGCCGTGCGTGGCGGCGGCCAGGCCGTGGAGCTTGCCGCCCGGCGCCAGCCACTCGGGCGGCACGCGCAGCTCCGACAGGGCGCCGCAGAGCAGGCAGCGGTGCAGGCGGCGCTCCGCCACCGACTTGCGGGCCGCCTCCGTCACCTCCTCGGGCTGGGCGCCGATGACGCCGGTGCGCCGGTACACCCACTGGTGCACGTCGGCCACCAGCGCCGGGTGGATGCCGTGCTTCTCCATGAACACCTCCTCCATGGCGCCCACCAGCCGCAGGACGTACTCGTCGCGCAGGCTGCGGTCGCCGCCGATCACGCAGCCGCCGTCCGCCTCGGGCTTGATGTAGGTGGCCAGCAGCCGCTGCGGGACGCCCCAGGccttgggcagcaggcgggcgGGCAGCCGGGGCAGCGCCGCGTTCTTGATGCCCACCAGCGGGATGTAGTGGTTGCGGCCCGAGCTGCTCCAGGCGATGCAGATGGGCTTGTTGAGCTGGCCGTCTTTGGCGCGGCAGCGCTCCTCCGCCACCAGGCCCGGCAGGAAGGTGGCGGCGTAGTCGCCCGAGCTGCGCATGCCGCTCAGCGAGTCCAGCAGGACGATGGGCCGGTGCAGGACGTTGGCCAGGCCGAAGATGTGGATGTTGCGCAGGCCCAGCGGCACGCCCTCGGGCGGCACGAAGAGCGGGTCGCACTCGTTGACGATGTCCTCCCATTCGGCGGCGTCGATGAAGTCCTGGAACAGGGCCTTGTAGCGCTCCAGGTTCTCCTTGAAGTTCTGCTTCAGGTTCTCCCGCAGGGCGTGCCAGAAGAGCTCCCGGCCCACCAGCGCCCGCGACACGGCGTGGACCAGGCAGTGGCCGTCGCCGTCCACGTGCACGGGGATCAGGCACTCGCGGTTGCCGTTGGCCCGCTTGATCTCGTCCAGGGTGTCGTGCAGGTAGAGCAGGCTGCCCGAGCGGTCCTTGCCGTAGCCCACGGTGGACACGTGCTCCGCTTCGATGAGGAAGGCCCGGTCGCCCAGCAGCGAGCAGTCGAACGTCTCGCCCTGGTTCATGTCCCTCAGCAGCTTGGCTTTGCCGCTCTGCTTGTCCATGCCGTAGCGGGTCAGGACCGGCGACAGCAGCTTGCAGTGGTAGTTGGACAGCCCCATCACCTTGACCAGCTCGGTGCCTTTCTTGGGGGCGCCCGCCACGCCCAGCAGGGCGTTCCGGAGCAGGTTGTGGAGCACCACATCCGGATCGGTCACCTCCTGGACGTTGAGCAGGTTCTTCTGCTCGTGCCGCTGGCCGCACTCGGTGCACTCGATGCTAACGGTGCCGTGAGCCGGGAAGAACAAGCTGGCCTGACACTTGGCGTCCGGGCAGGTGGCCGACAGGATGCGCTTGTCCTTCCTCCTGGAGCCGCGCGGCAGCGACATGTCGGGACGGGGAGGCTGTCGAGTCAAGTCCGGGCCTCACAAAGACTCCTTCATGGCGACGCGGGGCCGTCGAAACAAGTGCTGCTAGCCGACAAAAACAACACGGAAGCGGCCGGGGTGTCTCCAGCCAGCCACTGGCACTTGCCTAACGAGCGACGTCACGCCGAGGCCTTACGGGACTTGTAGTTTTCCTCGAACGCGACGATGTCGAGACACGGACGAGCCGTCGTGAAAAGACGTACTCGCGTTTGTGCGCGTTTCGAAAAAGACAGTAAGACAAgagtaaaaagaaacaaacaataaataaaaaaaagactagcCGAGGTTGACTGACACCCACGACGTGATGCCGCCTACAGCGACCACAATGCAACGCGGCCTGGCGGAGTTTTgttgaaacaggaagtgaaatCACACAAGCCGTTGCTGCTGCTGTGTTGTGACGCGGATAAAGTCACATTTATTTAACCGGCACGCGTCACAAAAGTGCACATTCCGTCGTCAGACCCCTTTTTTCTTCTGTGGTTTCGCCTAAtgccaaataaataaacggACACAGACGAGCTAAGAGGCTCACTTAGCTTCTGGAATCCAACTTCGATGAGCTCGTGCAAGGCGTTTCGTTTTTTGATCGTTTCTTTTGGTCCATTCTGCTGCTTGCACAAGTTGACCGTCAACCGTTTTCTTTATCTGTTTTTTTCGCCCCTCCTCTTCTCCTTTCACTTCACAGCAACCACTGCTGTGACGTCATCGCCGCACGTCGCCTCGCGTCTTTGTTacgtttcaaaattaaaaacagtcGCGTAATTACCCATCAAAAGTTATCTTTGTGTTTATGTATGCAAATATTCAGAATTTTAACGCAAAGGCTAGCGTGTGCGTACTACTGGAACGTCAGCACCTTATTACCATGGCAACCGGAAACAGCGTCATTTACGTTTCCATGcagttttaaatgtatgaaatgatgtgcaagtattttttttatttttttttaacattgaacattatttctgctgctatttttttgttcttctttctAACATAGTTTACAATAGTCTGGCAAATTGctacattttcattataattgtATTTGTTGAACGTATGAATTTTTGTAAAGATGTTTTCTGCCTTTCAATGCACGATTACTTTCCATGTGGGCCACTTGGGAAAGTCAGCGATATCACACCGGAAATTTGGGGTGGAAATCTGAAAATGTAGCTTTATGTTATTGATGTAATTATGAGTTTAATTTCTGAAGTGATTCTTTGCACTTCGTTGCGGCATTTGCTTCCTAGCTTATGATTACTTACTTGTTTATtacttgcttattttatttcaaacaaatacaatatttcCTATgtataggtgttttttttaaaatcaattctgcatattaaataaatacacttgtTGCATTTTGGATGCGCCATATTGTGTGGTTAATTGTGTAATTATTGTGTCGTCTGTCACCATTGCACGTTTACgattttgactggcaaatacgttcgaatgtaattttgaatacatttaaaagtaCGCCTGAATCCTCCTCCAAATGTGCAAAAGTATTGAATTACATGTCAAACACGTCGTTTCTCGCCACTC encodes:
- the vcpip1 gene encoding deubiquitinating protein VCPIP1; amino-acid sequence: MSLPRGSRRKDKRILSATCPDAKCQASLFFPAHGTVSIECTECGQRHEQKNLLNVQEVTDPDVVLHNLLRNALLGVAGAPKKGTELVKVMGLSNYHCKLLSPVLTRYGMDKQSGKAKLLRDMNQGETFDCSLLGDRAFLIEAEHVSTVGYGKDRSGSLLYLHDTLDEIKRANGNRECLIPVHVDGDGHCLVHAVSRALVGRELFWHALRENLKQNFKENLERYKALFQDFIDAAEWEDIVNECDPLFVPPEGVPLGLRNIHIFGLANVLHRPIVLLDSLSGMRSSGDYAATFLPGLVAEERCRAKDGQLNKPICIAWSSSGRNHYIPLVGIKNAALPRLPARLLPKAWGVPQRLLATYIKPEADGGCVIGGDRSLRDEYVLRLVGAMEEVFMEKHGIHPALVADVHQWVYRRTGVIGAQPEEVTEAARKSVAERRLHRCLLCGALSELRVPPEWLAPGGKLHGLAAATHGQLRPDKNYSFPLNGLVCSYDPRADALVPDYELSSLDTCHWCRGASVRRVGADGLVRYLDGDRTDARSRGGKCGCGFKHFWAGKEYDNLPEAFPITLEWAGRAVRETVHWFQYEGDAALNSNVYDVATALVTKHFPGEFGSEVLVQKVVDTILRHTAKRNPDEYHPVAVDGAHAAPPAPGWADPPAKIILTGPKAKTLHKEELTMSRAERDLQQSISERAPVSQRRAKPPDPKEPSPAPASAPATPTKSAAAAAPAGGEKKIRVSAGDGRTATLTLGPRASYADLRASIAEHFGVAPARLCIRCGFPPRELPPPAAGHEGEPVALRHGDRVTLEILKGDEEEEAPPGPGPGPGPGPPPDVREAAAADGVSERDLQDSIDLEMSSLCLLATLMGEDVWSYAKKLPHLFQQGGVFYNIVKQDMGLLNGKHCTLPHLTGRTFVYNAAESRVELCADTAGHFEVRGDVEERVKEALARLRADGGGSREGSPSHGALRLGGAAVRKREPPHAVQAFQGKGHSLGSRGAASPPPEPRLPEPVRVAPGFVTVKDGRAPDPVLMEQQRRKLQEMVSSIQASVERQLRRQPASGQEAAGGKAAEDDDRDEMESQDGDRAEPMDHS